Proteins from a genomic interval of Quercus lobata isolate SW786 chromosome 11, ValleyOak3.0 Primary Assembly, whole genome shotgun sequence:
- the LOC115968340 gene encoding uncharacterized protein LOC115968340, producing the protein MDGSPYRAEAERWLSIAERLLTARDLHAAKSFAIRARDTEPRFRIELAEQIIAVADTVLAGESRIANGLYDCYGILQLARLTQNLELIAARYRQLALLLNPDRNRLAFADHAFRLVSEAWSVLSNSSKKAEYDHALIIISHSAASASGSTQQLHFHPQPQQPPPPPPLQPQAVRRSPRTKDGRLIVDEERPIFHNVPESTRHSEPTRAQPPPPPPPRQPSPSPPPPPPQPQAPARAESETESESGSFWTACPYCYLLFEYPRVYEECSLRCQNCKRAFQAVVIPSPPVTSDIDKDKENYYYCWGFFPLGFSDKGTGGSGKWSPITPMFTCSLEEATGIKTPAKRKQPTKTGPWVYYDDQEGFVAISDSSDDNQDDDDDDDDEWQTSRRKRRSKRRASAAAARAIRTSKKVQHERVKKASGGGEVSNNVSVTADGGSGGSGGGGGGGGGGVGGGGGGGGLKGESSKGKKTAVVGSGTRRRAGATELGKLDLNVEFSNEVEEPAAAGVSEGNGAGHGVEDNIEGIGFFEGLDEFLSSLPILKG; encoded by the coding sequence atggacGGTAGTCCTTATAGAGCAGAGGCGGAGCGGTGGCTAAGCATAGCAGAGAGGCTCTTAACGGCGCGTGACCTACACGCGGCTAAAAGCTTTGCGATCAGAGCGCGTGACACTGAGCCCAGGTTCAGGATCGAGTTGGCTGAGCAAATTATTGCCGTGGCCGACACGGTCTTAGCCGGCGAGTCACGGATCGCTAATGGTCTGTACGATTGCTATGGGATACTTCAACTCGCTCGCTTGACTCAGAACCTCGAGCTCATCGCCGCTCGGTATCGGCAGCTCGCTTTGCTGCTCAACCCTGACCGGAACCGCCTTGCCTTCGCCGATCATGCTTTTAGGCTCGTCTCCGAGGCTTGGTCTGTGCTTTCGAACTCGTCGAAGAAAGCTGAGTACGATCACGCGCTCATTATCATCTCTCACTCCGCCGCGTCGGCCTCCGGCTCGACTCAGCAACTCCATTTCCACCCTCAGCCGCAACAACCGCCGCCTCCGCCGCCGCTTCAGCCGCAAGCGGTGAGGAGAAGCCCTAGAACGAAAGACGGAAGGTTGATAGTTGACGAAGAAAGACCGATTTTCCACAATGTCCCCGAGTCAACTCGGCATAGTGAACCGACTCGGGCGCAACCTCCTCCGCCTCCGCCGCCACGTCAGCCTTCTCCTTCCCCACCTCCGCCTCCGCCTCAGCCTCAGGCTCCTGCTCGGGCCGAGTCGGAAACGGAATCGGAATCGGGGAGTTTCTGGACGGCGTGTCCGTACTGTTACTTGCTCTTCGAGTACCCTAGGGTTTACGAAGAGTGTAGCCTTCGGTGCCAGAACTGTAAGAGAGCTTTCCAAGCGGTGGTGATACCGTCACCGCCTGTGACGAGTGACATTGATAAAGACAAAGAGAATTACTACTACTGTTGGGGTTTTTTCCCATTGGGTTTCTCTGATAAAGGCACAGGCGGGTCAGGTAAGTGGTCACCGATTACTCCTATGTTCACTTGTTCTTTAGAAGAAGCAACTGGGATTAAGACCCCAGCGAAACGGAAGCAGCCTACTAAGACTGGGCCATGGGTTTATTACGACGACCAGGAAGGTTTCGTCGCAATATCTGATTCGAGTGATGATAAtcaggatgatgatgatgatgatgatgatgagtgGCAGACTAGTAGGAGGAAGAGGAGATCAAAAAGAAGAGCCTCAGCTGCGGCCGCGAGGGCCATTAGAACTTCGAAAAAAGTGCAGCATGAGAGAGTAAAGAAGGCGAGTGGTGGTGGGGAGGTTTCGAATAATGTGAGTGTCACAGCGGATGGTGGTAGTGGAGGtagtggaggtggaggtggtggtggtggtggtggtgttggtggtggcgGGGGCGGCGGTGGGTTGAAGGGGGAGTCGAGTAAAGGGAAGAAGACGGCCGTAGTGGGTAGTGGTACGAGGAGGAGGGCGGGGGCCACAGAGTTGGGAAAGTTGGATTTGAATGTGGAGTTTAGTAATGAGGTGGAGGAGCCGGCTGCAGCCGGGGTTAGTGAAGGGAATGGGGCGGGGCATGGAGTGGAGGATAACATTGAAGGGATTGGATTTTTCGAGGGTCTCGATGAGTTTTTGAGTAGCTTGCCTATTCTTAAAGGTTAA